From one Triticum urartu cultivar G1812 chromosome 3, Tu2.1, whole genome shotgun sequence genomic stretch:
- the LOC125545020 gene encoding uncharacterized protein LOC125545020 isoform X1, whose product MAVSKLAAVSLLLLSAATLAAVLLLRSSGADDGGAPWGAGSGGILTTALPFSPADVLPLLPRRVAMAALRALHGASDIFPVFVGAATAGPAQAGTAPVGWKGACFYENEAWLVFHNDSGSKYGGGTVHLKTTKAHSWTCMDLYVFATPYRVTWDYYFLGREHTLEIKEWESKAEYDYVKHNGVSIFLMPSGTIGTLRALWDVFPLFTNTGWGENANLAFLKKHMGATFEERPKPWVSELNPDDIQSGDFLVLSKIRGRWGGFETLEKWVTGAYAGHTAVCLRDSEGKLWVGESGHENEEGEDIIAVLPWEEWWEFETTKDDSNPQIALLPLRQDLRAKFNETAAWIYAKKMNGKPYGYHNMIFSWIDTISNNYPPPLDAHVVASVMTVWNKLQPDYAASMWTEALNKRLGTKGLDLPEIIVESEKRGMTFDKLLTIPEKDNWVYTDGQSASCVAYVLMMYKEAGLFEPISSSIEVTEFTIKDAYILNFFEANMTRLPSWCNKDDTVKLPFCQIKGRYRMELPGYNTMEPYAHMNERCASLPPDYVRDENC is encoded by the exons ATGGCAGTCTCCAAGCTCGCCGCCGTGTCTCTACTGCTGCTTTCAGCAGCCACGCTCGCAGCCGTGCTGCTCCTCCGTTCCTCCGGCGCAGACGACGGCGGCGCCCCGTGGGGCGCGGGCAGCGGCGGCATCCTGACCACCGCCCTGCCGTTCAGCCCCGCGGACGTCCTGCCCCTCCTGCCGCGGCGCGTGGCCATGGCGGCCCTCCGCGCGCTCCACGGCGCGTCGGACATCTTCCCGGTGTTCGTGggcgcggcgacggcggggcCGGCGCAGGCGGGCACCGCGCCCGTGGGCTGGAAGGGCGCCTGCTTCTACGAGAACGAGGCCTGGCTGGTCTTCCACAACGACTCCGGCTCCAAGTACGGCGGCGGCACGGTCCACCTCAAG ACAACGAAAGCACATAGCTGGACTTGCATGGATCTGTATGTGTTTGCAACTCCATACCGTGTTACATGGGATTACTACTTTCTAGGCCGTGAGCATACCCTTGAAATCAAAGAATGGGAAAGCAAGGCGGAATATGACTAT GTGAAACATAATGGAGTGTCCATCTTCCTCATGCCGTCAGGAACAATCGGGACACTCAGAGCACTCTGGGATGTTTTCCCTCTTTTCACAAATACTGGATGGGGCGAGAATGCAAACCTTGCATTTCTCAAAAAGCATATGGGTGCGACCTTTGAGGAACGGCCAAAACCATGGGTTTCAGAATTAAATCCGGATGACATCCAATCTGGAGATTTTTTGGTTTTATCAAAAATCCGTGGACGCTGGGGTGGTTTTGAAACCCTTGAGAAGTGGGTTACCGGAGCTTATGCAGGCCATACTGCAGTTTGCCTCAGGGACTCTGAAGGAAAGCTGTGGGTTGGAGAATCTggtcatgaaaatgaggag GGAGAGGATATTATTGCTGTCTTGCCATGGGAAGAATGGTGGGAGTTTGAAACAACAAAGGATGATTCGAATCCTCAGATTGCATTGCTTCCATTACGTCAAGATTTACGAGCAAAATTTAATGAGACAGCAGCTTGGATTTATGCGAAAAAAATGAATGGGAAGCCTTATGGGTATCATAATATGATTTTCAGTTGGATCGATACTATAAGTAACAACTATCCACCACCATTGGATGCTCACGTG GTTGCATCTGTTATGACTGTGTGGAACAAGCTTCAACCAGACTACGCGGCTAGCATGTGGACAGAAGCCCTTAACAAGCGGCTGGGAACTAAG GGTCTTGATCTACCTGAAATCATAGTGGAATCAGAGAAACGTGGGATGACATTTGACAAATTGCTAACAATTCCTGAGAAAGATAATTGGGTCTATACTGATGGCCAATCAGCATCTTGTGTGGCCTACGTCCTCATGATGTACAAGGAGGCTGGACTCTTTGAACCAATTTCCAGCTCTATAGAAGTCACGGAGTTCACG ATAAAAGATGCTTACATCCTGAACTTCTTTGAAGCCAACATGACACGGCTTCCGTCGTGGTGCAACAAAGATGACACTGTGAAGCTCCCGTTTTGCCAAATCAAGGGCAGGTATCGAATGGAACTGCCAGGATACAACACCATGGAACCGTACGCTCACATGAATGAAAGGTGTGCATCGCTGCCTCCGGACTACGTGAGGGATGAGAACTGCTGA
- the LOC125545020 gene encoding uncharacterized protein LOC125545020 isoform X2 — protein sequence MGATRLRLLLLPLLVAALLFAASRGPLPQLLLKGPLFLPGDLLPLLPWPVARPLLRRLALRGPADLLPAFVGAARVPGSDGARAAEWKGACFYENRAWMEFRDANGTDGGLGGGTVHLETTKAHSWTCMDLYVFATPYRVTWDYYFLGREHTLEIKEWESKAEYDYVKHNGVSIFLMPSGTIGTLRALWDVFPLFTNTGWGENANLAFLKKHMGATFEERPKPWVSELNPDDIQSGDFLVLSKIRGRWGGFETLEKWVTGAYAGHTAVCLRDSEGKLWVGESGHENEEGEDIIAVLPWEEWWEFETTKDDSNPQIALLPLRQDLRAKFNETAAWIYAKKMNGKPYGYHNMIFSWIDTISNNYPPPLDAHVVASVMTVWNKLQPDYAASMWTEALNKRLGTKGLDLPEIIVESEKRGMTFDKLLTIPEKDNWVYTDGQSASCVAYVLMMYKEAGLFEPISSSIEVTEFTIKDAYILNFFEANMTRLPSWCNKDDTVKLPFCQIKGRYRMELPGYNTMEPYAHMNERCASLPPDYVRDENC from the exons ATGGGAGCCACCAGACtcaggctcctcctcctccccctcctcgtCGCCGCCCTGCTGTTCGCCGCCTCGCGCGGCCCGCTCCCGCAGCTGCTGCTCAAGGGGCCGCTCTTCCTCCCCGGCGACCTCCTCCCGCTCCTGCCGTGGCCGGTGGCCAggccgctcctccgccgcctcgcgctgcGGGGCCCTGCCGACCTCCTGCCGGCCTTCGTCGGCGCCGCGCGCGTGCCGGGGAGCGACGGCGCGCGCGCCGCGGAATGGAAGGGGGCCTGCTTCTACGAGAACCGGGCGTGGATGGAGTTCCGCGACGCCAACGGGACCGACGGGGGCCTCGGGGGCGGCACGGTCCATCTCGAG ACAACGAAAGCACATAGCTGGACTTGCATGGATCTGTATGTGTTTGCAACTCCATACCGTGTTACATGGGATTACTACTTTCTAGGCCGTGAGCATACCCTTGAAATCAAAGAATGGGAAAGCAAGGCGGAATATGACTAT GTGAAACATAATGGAGTGTCCATCTTCCTCATGCCGTCAGGAACAATCGGGACACTCAGAGCACTCTGGGATGTTTTCCCTCTTTTCACAAATACTGGATGGGGCGAGAATGCAAACCTTGCATTTCTCAAAAAGCATATGGGTGCGACCTTTGAGGAACGGCCAAAACCATGGGTTTCAGAATTAAATCCGGATGACATCCAATCTGGAGATTTTTTGGTTTTATCAAAAATCCGTGGACGCTGGGGTGGTTTTGAAACCCTTGAGAAGTGGGTTACCGGAGCTTATGCAGGCCATACTGCAGTTTGCCTCAGGGACTCTGAAGGAAAGCTGTGGGTTGGAGAATCTggtcatgaaaatgaggag GGAGAGGATATTATTGCTGTCTTGCCATGGGAAGAATGGTGGGAGTTTGAAACAACAAAGGATGATTCGAATCCTCAGATTGCATTGCTTCCATTACGTCAAGATTTACGAGCAAAATTTAATGAGACAGCAGCTTGGATTTATGCGAAAAAAATGAATGGGAAGCCTTATGGGTATCATAATATGATTTTCAGTTGGATCGATACTATAAGTAACAACTATCCACCACCATTGGATGCTCACGTG GTTGCATCTGTTATGACTGTGTGGAACAAGCTTCAACCAGACTACGCGGCTAGCATGTGGACAGAAGCCCTTAACAAGCGGCTGGGAACTAAG GGTCTTGATCTACCTGAAATCATAGTGGAATCAGAGAAACGTGGGATGACATTTGACAAATTGCTAACAATTCCTGAGAAAGATAATTGGGTCTATACTGATGGCCAATCAGCATCTTGTGTGGCCTACGTCCTCATGATGTACAAGGAGGCTGGACTCTTTGAACCAATTTCCAGCTCTATAGAAGTCACGGAGTTCACG ATAAAAGATGCTTACATCCTGAACTTCTTTGAAGCCAACATGACACGGCTTCCGTCGTGGTGCAACAAAGATGACACTGTGAAGCTCCCGTTTTGCCAAATCAAGGGCAGGTATCGAATGGAACTGCCAGGATACAACACCATGGAACCGTACGCTCACATGAATGAAAGGTGTGCATCGCTGCCTCCGGACTACGTGAGGGATGAGAACTGCTGA